A genomic region of Candidatus Abyssobacteria bacterium SURF_5 contains the following coding sequences:
- a CDS encoding CocE/NonD family hydrolase, whose protein sequence is MVTSSFYLTMRDGVKIAVDLHLPKGLPDGEKIPTIIYQTRYIRSLEYRWPFSLLIGTPNEVTRSQKFFTSYGYAWVSVDARGSGASFGSWPYPYAPDEIKDGAEIVDWIIRQPWSDGKVGTFGTSYTGSTSEFLLVNNHPAVKAAAPRFSLFDGYTDIAFPGGIHQTWFTEKWAAGNLAIDTNTITDKFGLKVRMMVRGIKPVDKDKDRSLLAAAIKDHEHNGNVHTEALGITFRDDVGPSGTGTADSFSAHVYLDKIESSGAAVYCYSGWYDGAYQHSAIKRYLSISNPTKLIIGPWDHGGRQGISPWGSEKPEFNHDIKMLRFFDYHLKGIDNGIMREKPIYYFTMGEEKWKWADAWPLPNQETRRLYLSAGNGLAEDRPTDGNGRDEYTVDYTAGTGSAARWNSLTGPRGDVHFGYPNRTEEDKKLLCYTSAPLAEEMEVTGHPIVTLYVTSTESDGNFLVYLEDVSPDGHVTYVTEGQLRAIHRKVSDAEPPYRLVVPYHTFKREDAMPLVPGEVAELQFDLLPTSYLYKKGHSIRIAIAGADADHFALLKSDPPPALQFQRNEAYASAIDLPVIPR, encoded by the coding sequence ATGGTCACGTCCTCGTTTTATCTCACGATGCGCGACGGGGTGAAAATCGCCGTTGACCTGCACTTGCCGAAGGGCTTGCCCGACGGCGAGAAGATCCCCACCATCATCTATCAGACGCGGTATATCCGGTCGCTCGAATACCGGTGGCCGTTCAGTCTCCTGATTGGCACGCCGAACGAGGTGACGCGGTCGCAGAAGTTTTTCACGTCTTACGGATACGCATGGGTGAGCGTGGATGCCCGCGGCTCGGGCGCTTCATTCGGAAGCTGGCCATACCCGTATGCGCCCGATGAGATAAAGGACGGTGCGGAAATTGTCGATTGGATCATCCGGCAGCCGTGGTCGGACGGAAAAGTCGGGACATTCGGCACTTCCTATACGGGCTCGACCAGCGAATTTCTTCTGGTGAACAACCATCCGGCCGTCAAAGCGGCGGCGCCGCGCTTCTCGTTGTTTGACGGTTATACCGACATCGCCTTCCCGGGGGGCATACATCAGACGTGGTTCACCGAGAAATGGGCTGCCGGCAATCTTGCCATCGACACGAATACCATCACGGACAAGTTCGGCCTGAAGGTGCGGATGATGGTCAGAGGCATCAAGCCGGTTGACAAGGATAAGGATCGCTCGCTCCTTGCCGCGGCCATCAAAGACCATGAACACAATGGCAATGTTCATACGGAGGCGCTCGGAATCACGTTCCGAGATGATGTTGGCCCGTCCGGGACGGGCACTGCGGATTCTTTCAGCGCGCATGTGTATCTTGATAAAATTGAGTCCTCAGGCGCGGCCGTCTACTGTTACAGCGGCTGGTATGACGGCGCCTATCAGCATTCGGCAATAAAGCGATACCTTTCAATCAGTAATCCCACAAAACTCATCATTGGACCCTGGGATCACGGCGGACGGCAGGGTATCAGCCCTTGGGGCTCGGAAAAGCCGGAGTTCAACCATGACATCAAGATGCTGAGGTTTTTCGATTATCATCTGAAGGGAATAGACAACGGCATCATGCGGGAAAAGCCGATTTATTATTTCACGATGGGCGAAGAGAAATGGAAATGGGCCGATGCATGGCCATTGCCGAACCAAGAGACAAGAAGGCTCTATCTTTCCGCCGGCAACGGGTTGGCGGAAGATCGTCCGACTGACGGGAACGGGCGCGACGAGTATACGGTCGATTACACCGCCGGCACCGGCAGCGCCGCCCGGTGGAACTCCCTGACCGGACCGCGCGGCGACGTCCATTTCGGATATCCAAATCGGACGGAGGAGGATAAGAAGCTGCTTTGCTATACAAGCGCCCCGCTTGCCGAAGAGATGGAGGTGACCGGCCATCCCATCGTGACATTATATGTAACGTCGACGGAGAGCGACGGCAATTTCCTTGTCTATCTTGAAGATGTGTCGCCTGACGGTCATGTCACGTATGTGACTGAGGGCCAGTTGCGCGCGATCCATCGCAAAGTGAGCGATGCGGAGCCTCCATATAGGCTTGTTGTCCCGTATCACACGTTCAAACGGGAGGATGCGATGCCGCTCGTTCCGGGCGAGGTGGCGGAATTGCAGTTCGATTTGCTTCCCACGTCTTATCTCTACAAGAAAGGGCATTCCATTCGGATCGCGATTGCGGGGGCGGACGCGGACCATTTCGCGCTCCTGAAGAGCGATCCACCGCCAGCCCTGCAGTTTCAGCGAAACGAGGCTTATGCCTCGGCCATTGATTTGCCGGTAATTCCGCGGTGA
- a CDS encoding PAS domain S-box protein — translation MLRKIAMKRLLKTRGMLLNENDRLRALAAEAEKLSAECRVANKNLREGEEKFRLVTETIQDVFWMITPDLGRMLYISPGYEKIWGRTRESLYREPRSFLDAVHPEDRAYMDEKIQDPNKDVEFRIIRPDGSIRWIRTRAFPILDEQGNLVKITGVATDITELTDKISQLQEAESLSAIGRTVAFVAHEVRNPLQIIQLGAETLQRELQHEARYRETLQEILHGVDVLNDTISQLLDYARPACLDMSPTTIEEIIEGALKNVSRRLDNIDVKTQVETGRERILADKEKCVQVLYNILLNAVEAMPDGGRISIRSRFISQNGARKAEISIADSGIGIREENLARLSEPFFTTKLGGIGLGLSICRKILQAHNGTLNITSKEHQGTTVEIVLPAQSENELPSEHPVA, via the coding sequence ATGTTGAGGAAAATTGCAATGAAGCGCCTGCTGAAAACCAGGGGCATGCTTCTTAATGAAAACGACAGGCTTCGCGCTCTCGCGGCCGAAGCGGAGAAGCTTTCGGCCGAGTGCCGGGTGGCAAACAAGAATTTGCGCGAGGGCGAGGAAAAGTTTCGACTCGTGACCGAGACGATCCAGGATGTATTCTGGATGATAACTCCGGACCTCGGTCGGATGCTCTACATAAGCCCGGGTTACGAGAAAATCTGGGGACGCACGCGCGAGAGCCTGTATAGAGAGCCCCGCTCTTTTCTTGACGCCGTACATCCCGAGGATCGGGCTTACATGGATGAGAAGATTCAGGACCCGAACAAAGACGTGGAATTCCGGATTATTCGGCCCGACGGCTCGATCCGCTGGATTCGAACGCGCGCGTTCCCCATTTTGGACGAGCAGGGAAACCTGGTGAAAATAACCGGAGTCGCAACGGATATAACCGAGCTAACGGATAAGATTTCCCAGCTTCAGGAGGCGGAGAGTCTCTCCGCCATCGGCCGCACGGTGGCCTTTGTCGCACATGAGGTGCGAAACCCCCTTCAGATCATTCAACTTGGCGCCGAAACTCTCCAGAGAGAGCTGCAGCACGAGGCGCGGTACCGCGAGACTTTGCAGGAAATATTGCACGGTGTTGATGTTTTAAATGATACTATCTCACAGTTGCTCGATTACGCTCGTCCGGCTTGTCTTGATATGTCGCCGACGACCATCGAGGAGATTATAGAAGGCGCTCTGAAGAATGTAAGCCGGAGACTTGACAACATTGATGTCAAGACTCAGGTCGAAACGGGGCGGGAGAGAATACTTGCAGACAAAGAAAAATGTGTCCAGGTTCTTTATAACATCCTTCTCAATGCCGTCGAGGCGATGCCTGATGGCGGCCGCATCTCTATCCGGTCCCGCTTCATAAGCCAGAACGGCGCCAGAAAGGCGGAGATCAGTATCGCCGACAGCGGGATAGGGATTCGCGAGGAGAATCTGGCGCGGCTTTCCGAGCCGTTCTTCACCACGAAACTCGGCGGCATCGGTTTAGGTTTGAGCATTTGCAGGAAGATTCTCCAGGCGCACAATGGCACTCTGAACATCACGAGCAAGGAGCACCAGGGCACCACAGTCGAAATCGTCCTGCCGGCGCAGAGCGAGAATGAACTCCCGTCTGAACATCCTGTTGCCTGA
- a CDS encoding response regulator, giving the protein MMNKYMHTVLVVEDEFLQRRQMVRVLEMYGYGILEASDGMEAIRILDSQKVDLILTDLRMPFGGGISLLKYVKIFFPRIPVLIVTAYPEDIEDIKPDALLCKPYGPDELIRSVQYLTSIIA; this is encoded by the coding sequence ATGATGAACAAGTACATGCACACGGTGCTCGTCGTAGAGGACGAGTTCCTCCAGAGACGCCAGATGGTGCGCGTCCTGGAAATGTACGGTTACGGGATACTCGAGGCCTCCGACGGGATGGAGGCCATCCGCATCCTTGACAGCCAAAAGGTGGACCTTATCCTGACAGACCTGAGGATGCCGTTCGGAGGCGGCATCTCGCTTCTCAAATACGTCAAGATATTTTTCCCTCGCATCCCTGTCCTGATTGTCACCGCCTATCCGGAAGACATTGAAGATATCAAACCCGACGCTTTACTGTGCAAGCCCTACGGCCCGGACGAACTGATACGGTCCGTCCAGTACCTCACGTCGATCATCGCATAA
- a CDS encoding ammonium transporter, producing the protein MKMLLPLFLAVSVALLLLPGGAHAEEAASADFEIALNTVWTLMAAFLVFFMQAGFAMVESGFTRAKNAANIMMKNLMDFSAGSLAYWAVGFGLMFGTDRFGLFGTDGFLLSSASPSTAEGMWQFAFWIFQVVFAATAATIVSGAMAERTKFIGYLLYSVVISAFIYPVVGHWIWGGGWLSERGMLDFAGSTVVHSVGGWSALAGALMLGPRIGKYGPNGSVKAIPGHNIPLASLGVFILWFGWFGFNPGSTTSGTNLSIAAIAVTTNLAAAAGAASAMVTIWIRYGKPDTSMTLNGALAGLVAITAPCALVSPASAVIIGLIAGVLVVFSVEFIDRVLKIDDPVGAISVHGVCGAFGTLCVGIFAQAAYAQASGLGAVNGLLFGGGAKQLLAQLTGVVSVFLWTFASATALFASIKYTVGLRVERDHELRGLDIGEHGMEAYSGFQIFITE; encoded by the coding sequence ATGAAAATGCTTCTGCCCCTTTTTTTGGCCGTTAGCGTCGCACTGCTTCTGCTTCCGGGCGGCGCACACGCAGAAGAGGCGGCATCTGCAGATTTTGAAATCGCGTTGAACACAGTTTGGACGCTGATGGCGGCATTCCTCGTGTTTTTCATGCAGGCGGGCTTCGCCATGGTGGAGAGCGGATTCACCCGGGCGAAAAATGCCGCGAATATCATGATGAAAAATCTGATGGATTTCTCCGCCGGCTCGCTCGCCTATTGGGCGGTCGGTTTCGGGCTGATGTTTGGAACCGACCGATTCGGCTTGTTTGGCACCGACGGCTTCCTCTTGAGTTCCGCTTCCCCTTCGACTGCCGAGGGAATGTGGCAGTTTGCGTTCTGGATCTTTCAGGTCGTCTTTGCGGCAACGGCGGCCACTATCGTCTCGGGCGCCATGGCGGAGCGGACCAAGTTCATCGGGTACCTGCTGTACAGCGTGGTCATCTCCGCCTTCATCTATCCCGTCGTCGGCCACTGGATTTGGGGCGGCGGCTGGCTCAGCGAGAGAGGGATGTTGGATTTCGCCGGCTCGACTGTAGTCCATTCCGTTGGAGGATGGAGCGCACTCGCGGGCGCTCTGATGTTGGGCCCGCGCATCGGAAAGTACGGACCGAATGGAAGCGTCAAGGCGATACCGGGTCACAATATTCCCCTGGCGTCACTCGGGGTTTTCATCCTGTGGTTCGGGTGGTTCGGCTTTAATCCCGGCAGCACAACCAGCGGCACCAACCTGAGCATCGCCGCGATCGCCGTGACCACGAACCTTGCGGCGGCGGCGGGAGCGGCCTCTGCCATGGTCACTATCTGGATCCGCTATGGCAAGCCCGACACCAGTATGACGCTCAACGGAGCGCTCGCCGGATTAGTGGCAATTACGGCGCCGTGCGCATTGGTTTCGCCGGCAAGCGCGGTGATAATCGGATTGATCGCAGGCGTTCTCGTGGTCTTCTCGGTTGAATTCATCGACCGCGTCCTCAAAATCGATGACCCGGTCGGCGCCATTTCGGTCCACGGGGTTTGCGGCGCTTTCGGCACGCTCTGCGTCGGCATTTTTGCACAGGCTGCTTACGCACAAGCAAGCGGCCTTGGCGCGGTAAACGGACTGTTGTTCGGCGGAGGCGCGAAGCAGCTACTGGCGCAGCTTACCGGCGTCGTTTCGGTTTTCCTCTGGACGTTCGCGTCGGCAACCGCTTTATTC